A genome region from Labilibaculum antarcticum includes the following:
- a CDS encoding endonuclease encodes MIKTLHVKILFFLSVFVAFALSAMAQTSIEEYYQNTTGKTGGELKTALHFIIHEHIELPYTSGEYDVWDALKETDEDPNNPDNVLLIYTGRSEAKANQDDGSGGDLWNREHIWAKSHGDFGTDPGAGTDIHHLRPCDASVNSDRYNLFFDNGGVANSEATECFYDDDSWEPRDSVKGDIARMILYMAVCYEGENGDPDLEMTDDMSYSTVNYSAPYFGKLSTLIEWNTQDPVDDTEKARNEKVYAIQGNRNPFIDYPEWVNTIWVDTDSNSPSVTNYSPENGTEAISLTANLILTFNEEISEGTGNILIKRYFDESEFESLNVIDNPRVTITNNTILINPEKQFEEGIKYYVSIASGVLTDASFNTFDGISSKDEWYFTSGYTPPLIVDVSPEDNSENVSMDTDLEITFDKNVQAGNGKIYIKTSGTVVEEMFASNALITYNGTQIIIDIPNDLESGTEYYITIDNNAFVSANGSAFAGIDSDAKWNFTTEIPTGIEDLYTDGIPYFYPNPAVNEIQLKNMKDVESMYISNLTGRNIMEIKSPDTRISISKLPKGMYFVTFISADGSRITKKLMKR; translated from the coding sequence ATGATAAAAACTCTACACGTAAAAATTTTATTTTTCCTCTCTGTTTTTGTTGCTTTTGCACTATCGGCAATGGCTCAAACTTCCATTGAAGAATACTACCAAAACACGACCGGAAAAACGGGTGGTGAATTGAAGACTGCATTGCATTTCATCATTCATGAGCACATAGAACTGCCCTATACTTCGGGTGAATATGATGTTTGGGATGCGCTTAAAGAAACAGATGAAGATCCAAATAATCCAGACAACGTACTCCTAATCTATACGGGAAGAAGTGAAGCAAAAGCCAATCAAGACGATGGTTCAGGAGGTGATTTATGGAACAGAGAACACATCTGGGCCAAATCACATGGTGATTTTGGAACAGATCCTGGAGCAGGAACAGATATACATCATCTTCGTCCTTGCGATGCGAGTGTGAATTCTGACCGCTACAATTTATTCTTTGATAATGGAGGAGTCGCTAATTCCGAAGCTACCGAATGTTTCTATGATGATGATTCCTGGGAACCCCGAGATTCGGTGAAAGGAGATATTGCAAGAATGATATTGTACATGGCCGTTTGTTACGAAGGCGAAAACGGTGATCCCGATTTAGAGATGACCGACGATATGAGTTATAGTACGGTTAATTATTCGGCTCCTTATTTTGGAAAACTCTCCACTTTAATTGAATGGAATACACAAGATCCGGTTGATGATACCGAAAAAGCAAGAAACGAAAAGGTTTATGCAATTCAAGGAAACAGAAATCCATTTATTGATTATCCCGAGTGGGTAAACACTATATGGGTTGACACCGATAGCAATAGTCCTTCCGTTACTAATTATTCTCCAGAAAATGGAACTGAAGCTATTTCTCTTACAGCCAATCTTATTTTAACATTTAATGAAGAGATTTCTGAAGGAACAGGAAATATTCTTATTAAGAGATACTTCGATGAAAGTGAATTTGAAAGTCTAAACGTTATAGACAACCCTAGAGTTACTATTACAAACAATACAATTCTAATTAATCCAGAAAAACAGTTTGAAGAAGGGATTAAATATTACGTGAGCATTGCAAGTGGAGTACTCACAGATGCTTCCTTTAATACTTTTGACGGAATTAGCAGTAAAGATGAATGGTATTTCACTTCTGGATATACACCTCCTTTAATAGTTGACGTTTCTCCAGAAGATAATAGTGAAAATGTATCGATGGATACTGATTTGGAAATTACTTTTGACAAAAATGTTCAAGCTGGAAATGGTAAAATATACATTAAAACTAGTGGTACAGTAGTAGAGGAAATGTTTGCTTCTAATGCTTTGATAACCTATAATGGAACACAAATTATCATTGATATTCCAAATGATTTGGAATCGGGCACCGAATATTACATTACTATTGATAACAATGCATTTGTAAGTGCAAACGGTTCAGCTTTTGCTGGAATTGATTCAGACGCCAAGTGGAATTTCACAACAGAAATCCCAACAGGAATTGAAGACTTATATACTGATGGAATTCCATATTTCTATCCTAACCCGGCTGTGAATGAAATTCAACTGAAAAATATGAAGGATGTAGAATCGATGTACATCTCGAACTTAACCGGGCGAAATATCATGGAAATAAAATCGCCTGATACAAGAATATCCATTAGTAAATTACCAAAAGGGATGTATTTTGTAACCTTTATCTCAGCAGACGGAAGTAGAATAACAAAAAAACTAATGAAGCGCTAA